In the Halichoerus grypus chromosome 4, mHalGry1.hap1.1, whole genome shotgun sequence genome, one interval contains:
- the MAP3K19 gene encoding mitogen-activated protein kinase kinase kinase 19 isoform X1: MNSMPKPERHAESLLDICHDTNSSPTDMMTVTTNQNIIISSSEEFDQDEDCSHSILVSEGGDPSGDGQDWQPRTEGVEIIVTFPRDVSYPQEMSQEDLQENNQITPVHREWARAHAVSLPNEIEMVDFRTKTLTMGPLLLKKEESSKEVCDENVGFFLPRPCLEPNISTSVAREDVPHFLKGQQRKSEEFSISDMKYSNRRIEFPLPPLSLLSRKPGVHTIPPNHNDPKERERNILNFISFVPKLSEPGSRSEEFRPSHKQQEAPFKVFVDQTLRSSDSSIWSRNMCSFWKASHQRQHMEMEENRKSKETEGSDKIAISDFEKGQSLGSFGNCEESNFPTDWEVDLDCIGHEIREAEEENSQHLSSGKKEGSVARNCKQDCEVGCTMPIKFQEAQHSEVILRQDEETRNDQADSKSSSVQKGEAVEPNHILEECTVHKSLSNIVPDGSTEELPQGHRGIETNIKISVAEATKPEMNAMVPLIHITIPGHRPPKELAIAKLSLQKRKGTLQNNNSFNILAHQENDGHKMKTHRNKLESKTKTSNRTPQNFMISLEGSIKPTMHKTSKKTQVFPALGLVDPRLRQSPKFQRRMPQVEKKQSTYRALKPKKQSFPCICKNPAMKKSPVPLSAQPTEPRLNYLDLKYSDMFKEINSTANGPGIYEMFGTPVYCHMREAERQEHKYYREICSAPSGRCITNKCRSSHSERSSNSRTRFSQKRPHIKPAKPSLGIKQKSKSLISKEKGYKAVGSNLQDIENGDDISDPEWQIKSSGNDFLSSSDEGQPMNLALPQKRSTAQNGFLPVTDLSAVEEVSMEESADEGDISNNQILATSLRDLHKLEELHHQTPFVLSENSWAVPSEKGSNKHVLQEKQSTASLGKINANQILTNDIGFESVLDKSETLTSFSFQEKQQSASSQAYQHWAHSLDHDSLANESITYHTFGQTLNDANSISQEILDSVKNEELTDELLGCLAAELLALDERDNTSYQIMANETDPENLNPVFSRRGKTTPELGGEMTNVKIQRCSSGFRIFNKEEKFLNSNEKKTFSENSSKYEECILWTKGEILGKGAYGTVYCGLTSQGQLIAVKQVALDTSDKLATEKEYRKLQEEVDLLKALKHVNIVAYLGTCLEENIVNIFMEFVPGGSISSIINRFGPLPEMVFCKYTRQILQGVAYLHENCVVHRDIKGNNVMLMPTGIIKLIDFGCAKRLAWAGLNGTHSDMLKSMHGTPYWMAPEVINESGYGRKSDIWSIGCTVFEMATGKPPLASMDRMAAMFYIGAHRGLMPPLPGHFSENAADFVRVCLTRDQHERPSAAQLLKHSFLIRSH, translated from the exons GTGTTGAGATTATTGTTACTTTTCCAAGAGATGTCAGTTATCCCCAAGAAATGAGCCAAGAAGATTTACAAGAAAACAA TCAGATAACCCCAGTGCATCGAGAATGGGCACGAgcacatgctgtttctctcccaaaTGAAATCGAGATGGTGGACTTCAGGACAAAGACGCTGACCATGGGGCCTTTGCTtctgaagaaagaggaaagttCCAAGGAGGTCTGTGATGAGAATGTGGGCTTTTTCTTACCAAGACCTTGCTTAGAACCAAACATTTCCACATCGGTAGCCAGAGAAGATGTTCCTCACTTTCTGAAGGGACAACAAAGAAAATCTGAAG agttttctatttctgataTGAAGTACAGTAACCGAAGAATCGAG ttccCTCTGCCACCATTGTCACTTTTGTCCAGGAAACCTGGTGTTCATACAATCCCCCCAAATCACAATGatccaaaagagagagaaagaaatattctgaACTTCATATCCTTTGTACCTAAGCTCTCAGAGCCCGGAAGTCGATCTGAGGAGTTTAGACCATCACACAAGCAGCAGGAAGCTCCGTTTAAGGTGTTTGTGGATCAGACTCTCAGGTCCTCTGATAGCTCCATTTGGTCCAGAAACATGTGCTCGTTTTGGAAGGCTAGCCATCAGAGACAACACATGGAAATGGAGGAGAACAGGAAATCCAAGGAAACAGAAGGAAGTGACAAAATTGCAATCTCTGACTTTGAAAAGGGACAATCTTTGGGATCCTTTGGAAACTGTGAGGAGAGCAATTTTCCTACAGATTGGGAAGTGGATCTTGACTGCATTGGTCATGAAATTCgagaagcagaagaagagaatTCTCAACATCTTTCATCAGGAAAGAAAGAGGGTTCAGTAGCCAGAAACTGTAAACAAGACTGTGAAGTTGGGTGTACCATGCCAATCAAGTTCCAAGAAGCCCAGCATTCAGAAGTAATTCTAAGGCAGGATGAAGAGACTAGAAATGATCAGGCTGATTCCAAAAGTTCTTCAGTCCAGAAAGGGGAAGCAGTTGAGCCAAATCATATTTTAGAAGAGTGTACTGTACATAAAAGTTTGTCCAATATAGTCCCTGATGGCTCTACTGAAGAGCTCCCACAAGGTCATAGAGGCATAGagacaaacataaaaatatcagTAGCAGAGGCCACCAAACCAGAAATGAATGCAATGGTACCTCTTATCCACATCACTATCCCTGGACATAGACCTCCCAAGGAACTGGCAATAGCCAAACTGAGCCTCCAAAAAAGAAAGGGCACTCTTCAAAACAACAATAGCTTCAACATACTTGCACACCAAGAAAACGACGGGCATAAGATGAAAACCCACAGAAATAAGTTGGAGTCAAAGACCAAGACCAGTAACAGGACACCCCAGAATTTCATGATTTCCCTTGAGGGTTCCATTAAGCCTACCATGCATAAAACCAGCAAAAAAACTCAAGTTTTCCCTGCTTTGGGACTTGTTGACCCCAGACTTCGGCAGTCACCCAAGTTTCAAAGGAGAATGCCACAGGTAGAAAAGAAGCAATCAACTTACCGGGCTCTGAAACCTAAAAAGCAATCTTTTCCTTGCATCTGTAAGAATCCAGCAATGAAGAAGTCTCCTGTTCCTCTCTctgctcaaccaacagagccaagACTAAATTATTTAGATCTTAAGTATAGTGACATGTTCAAAGAAATCAATTCAACTGCTAATGGGCCTGGAATCTATGAAATGTTTGGGACTCCTGTTTATTGTCACATGAGAGAGGCTGAACGTCAGGAGCACAAATATTACCGAGAGATATGCTCAGCTCCATCTGGCAGATGTATTACCAATAAATGTCGATCGTCACACAGTGAGAGAAGCAGCAATAGCAGAACAAGATTTTCTCAGAAAAGACCACACATTAAACCTGCAAAGCCTTCGCTTGGCATTAAACAAAAGAGCAaaagtttaatttctaaagaaaaggGTTACAAGGCCGTAGGTAGCAACTTACAAGACATTGAAAATGGTGATGATATTTCAGATCCAGAGTGGCAGATAAAGTCTTCAGGAAATGACTTTCTCTCTTCCAGTGATGAAGGTCAGCCCATGAACTTGGCTCTGCCTCAGAAGCGGTCCACTGCACAGAATGGATTCCTTCCTGTTACAGATTTGTCCGCTGTTGAAGAAGTCTCTATGGAAGAGTCTGCTGATGAAGGAGACATTTCTAACAATCAAATACTTGCCACGAGCCTCAGAGATCTGCATAAACTTGAAGAACTACATCACCAGACCCCATTTGTTCTTTCAGAAAATAGCTGGGCAGTGCCCAGTGAGAAGGGTTCCAATAAGCATGTACTGCAAGAAAAGCAGAGTACAGCATCTCTTGGTAAAATAAATGCCAACCAAATTTTGACTAACGATATAGGGTTCGAAAGTGTTTTAGATAAGTCTGAAACACTTACGAGTTTCTCTTTCCAAGAGAAACAACAGAGTGCATCTTCCCAAGCATATCAACATTGGGCACATTCTTTGGATCATGATAGTTTAGCTAATGAGTCAATTACATATCACACATTTGGACAAACTTTAAATGATGCAAATTCAATTTCGCAAGAAATTCTAGATTCTGTGAAGAATGAAGAATTGACAGATGAACTATTAGGATGCCTAGCTGCAGAACTATTAGCTCTTGATGAGAGAGATAACACCTCTTATCAAATAATGGCAAATGAAACAGATCCTGAAAACCTAAATCCTGTCTTCAGTAGGAGAGGAAAAACCACGCCAGAATTGGGCGGAGAGATgacaaatgttaaaatacag AGGTGTAGTAGTGGGTTTAGGATATTCAACAAGGAGGAGAAGTTTCTCAACTCAAAtgaaaagaagacattttctGAAAATAGTTCAAAGTATGAAGAATGTATCCTGTGGACAAAGGGCGAGATCCTTGGGAAGGGAGCCTATGGTACA GTATATTGTGGTCTTACTAGCCAAGGACAGCTAATAGCTGTAAAACAGGTGGCTTTGGATACTTCTGATAAATTAGCTACTGAAAAAGAATACCGGAAACTGCAGGAAGAAGTAGATTTGCTCAAAGCACTGAAACATGTCAACATTGTGGCCTATTTGGGGACATGCTTGGAAGAGAATATTGTAAACATTTTCATGGAGTTTGTCCCTGGTGGCTCAATCTCTAGTATTATAAACCGTTTTGGGCCATTGCCTGAGATGGTGTTCTGTAAATATACAAGACAAATTCTGCAAGGTGTTGCTTATCTCCATGAGAACTGTGTGGTGCATCGAGATATCAAAGGAAATAATGTCATGCTTATGCCAACCGGAATAATAAAGCTAATTGACTTTGGCTGTGCCAAGCGTTTGGCCTGGGCTGGCTTAAATGGCACCCACAGTGACATGCTTAAGTCCATGCATGGGACTCCATATTGGATGGCCCCGGAAGTCATCAATGAGTCTGGCTACGGAAGGAAGTCGGACATCTGGAGCATTGGCTGCACCGTGTTTGAGATGGCCACAGGGAAGCCTCCACTGGCTTCAATGGACAGGATGGCAGCCATGTTTTACATTGGAGCACACCGAGGGCTGATGCCTCCGTTACCAGGACACTTCTCGGAAAACGCAGCTGACTTTGTGCGCGTGTGCTTAACCAG GGACCAGCATGAGCGACCTTCTGCCGCCCAGCTCCTGAAGCACTCCTTCTTGATAAGAAGTCACTGA
- the MAP3K19 gene encoding mitogen-activated protein kinase kinase kinase 19 isoform X2 gives MNSMPKPERHAESLLDICHDTNSSPTDMMTVTTNQNIIISSSEEFDQDEDCSHSILVSEGGDPSGDGQDWQPRTEEFSISDMKYSNRRIEFPLPPLSLLSRKPGVHTIPPNHNDPKERERNILNFISFVPKLSEPGSRSEEFRPSHKQQEAPFKVFVDQTLRSSDSSIWSRNMCSFWKASHQRQHMEMEENRKSKETEGSDKIAISDFEKGQSLGSFGNCEESNFPTDWEVDLDCIGHEIREAEEENSQHLSSGKKEGSVARNCKQDCEVGCTMPIKFQEAQHSEVILRQDEETRNDQADSKSSSVQKGEAVEPNHILEECTVHKSLSNIVPDGSTEELPQGHRGIETNIKISVAEATKPEMNAMVPLIHITIPGHRPPKELAIAKLSLQKRKGTLQNNNSFNILAHQENDGHKMKTHRNKLESKTKTSNRTPQNFMISLEGSIKPTMHKTSKKTQVFPALGLVDPRLRQSPKFQRRMPQVEKKQSTYRALKPKKQSFPCICKNPAMKKSPVPLSAQPTEPRLNYLDLKYSDMFKEINSTANGPGIYEMFGTPVYCHMREAERQEHKYYREICSAPSGRCITNKCRSSHSERSSNSRTRFSQKRPHIKPAKPSLGIKQKSKSLISKEKGYKAVGSNLQDIENGDDISDPEWQIKSSGNDFLSSSDEGQPMNLALPQKRSTAQNGFLPVTDLSAVEEVSMEESADEGDISNNQILATSLRDLHKLEELHHQTPFVLSENSWAVPSEKGSNKHVLQEKQSTASLGKINANQILTNDIGFESVLDKSETLTSFSFQEKQQSASSQAYQHWAHSLDHDSLANESITYHTFGQTLNDANSISQEILDSVKNEELTDELLGCLAAELLALDERDNTSYQIMANETDPENLNPVFSRRGKTTPELGGEMTNVKIQRCSSGFRIFNKEEKFLNSNEKKTFSENSSKYEECILWTKGEILGKGAYGTVYCGLTSQGQLIAVKQVALDTSDKLATEKEYRKLQEEVDLLKALKHVNIVAYLGTCLEENIVNIFMEFVPGGSISSIINRFGPLPEMVFCKYTRQILQGVAYLHENCVVHRDIKGNNVMLMPTGIIKLIDFGCAKRLAWAGLNGTHSDMLKSMHGTPYWMAPEVINESGYGRKSDIWSIGCTVFEMATGKPPLASMDRMAAMFYIGAHRGLMPPLPGHFSENAADFVRVCLTRDQHERPSAAQLLKHSFLIRSH, from the exons agttttctatttctgataTGAAGTACAGTAACCGAAGAATCGAG ttccCTCTGCCACCATTGTCACTTTTGTCCAGGAAACCTGGTGTTCATACAATCCCCCCAAATCACAATGatccaaaagagagagaaagaaatattctgaACTTCATATCCTTTGTACCTAAGCTCTCAGAGCCCGGAAGTCGATCTGAGGAGTTTAGACCATCACACAAGCAGCAGGAAGCTCCGTTTAAGGTGTTTGTGGATCAGACTCTCAGGTCCTCTGATAGCTCCATTTGGTCCAGAAACATGTGCTCGTTTTGGAAGGCTAGCCATCAGAGACAACACATGGAAATGGAGGAGAACAGGAAATCCAAGGAAACAGAAGGAAGTGACAAAATTGCAATCTCTGACTTTGAAAAGGGACAATCTTTGGGATCCTTTGGAAACTGTGAGGAGAGCAATTTTCCTACAGATTGGGAAGTGGATCTTGACTGCATTGGTCATGAAATTCgagaagcagaagaagagaatTCTCAACATCTTTCATCAGGAAAGAAAGAGGGTTCAGTAGCCAGAAACTGTAAACAAGACTGTGAAGTTGGGTGTACCATGCCAATCAAGTTCCAAGAAGCCCAGCATTCAGAAGTAATTCTAAGGCAGGATGAAGAGACTAGAAATGATCAGGCTGATTCCAAAAGTTCTTCAGTCCAGAAAGGGGAAGCAGTTGAGCCAAATCATATTTTAGAAGAGTGTACTGTACATAAAAGTTTGTCCAATATAGTCCCTGATGGCTCTACTGAAGAGCTCCCACAAGGTCATAGAGGCATAGagacaaacataaaaatatcagTAGCAGAGGCCACCAAACCAGAAATGAATGCAATGGTACCTCTTATCCACATCACTATCCCTGGACATAGACCTCCCAAGGAACTGGCAATAGCCAAACTGAGCCTCCAAAAAAGAAAGGGCACTCTTCAAAACAACAATAGCTTCAACATACTTGCACACCAAGAAAACGACGGGCATAAGATGAAAACCCACAGAAATAAGTTGGAGTCAAAGACCAAGACCAGTAACAGGACACCCCAGAATTTCATGATTTCCCTTGAGGGTTCCATTAAGCCTACCATGCATAAAACCAGCAAAAAAACTCAAGTTTTCCCTGCTTTGGGACTTGTTGACCCCAGACTTCGGCAGTCACCCAAGTTTCAAAGGAGAATGCCACAGGTAGAAAAGAAGCAATCAACTTACCGGGCTCTGAAACCTAAAAAGCAATCTTTTCCTTGCATCTGTAAGAATCCAGCAATGAAGAAGTCTCCTGTTCCTCTCTctgctcaaccaacagagccaagACTAAATTATTTAGATCTTAAGTATAGTGACATGTTCAAAGAAATCAATTCAACTGCTAATGGGCCTGGAATCTATGAAATGTTTGGGACTCCTGTTTATTGTCACATGAGAGAGGCTGAACGTCAGGAGCACAAATATTACCGAGAGATATGCTCAGCTCCATCTGGCAGATGTATTACCAATAAATGTCGATCGTCACACAGTGAGAGAAGCAGCAATAGCAGAACAAGATTTTCTCAGAAAAGACCACACATTAAACCTGCAAAGCCTTCGCTTGGCATTAAACAAAAGAGCAaaagtttaatttctaaagaaaaggGTTACAAGGCCGTAGGTAGCAACTTACAAGACATTGAAAATGGTGATGATATTTCAGATCCAGAGTGGCAGATAAAGTCTTCAGGAAATGACTTTCTCTCTTCCAGTGATGAAGGTCAGCCCATGAACTTGGCTCTGCCTCAGAAGCGGTCCACTGCACAGAATGGATTCCTTCCTGTTACAGATTTGTCCGCTGTTGAAGAAGTCTCTATGGAAGAGTCTGCTGATGAAGGAGACATTTCTAACAATCAAATACTTGCCACGAGCCTCAGAGATCTGCATAAACTTGAAGAACTACATCACCAGACCCCATTTGTTCTTTCAGAAAATAGCTGGGCAGTGCCCAGTGAGAAGGGTTCCAATAAGCATGTACTGCAAGAAAAGCAGAGTACAGCATCTCTTGGTAAAATAAATGCCAACCAAATTTTGACTAACGATATAGGGTTCGAAAGTGTTTTAGATAAGTCTGAAACACTTACGAGTTTCTCTTTCCAAGAGAAACAACAGAGTGCATCTTCCCAAGCATATCAACATTGGGCACATTCTTTGGATCATGATAGTTTAGCTAATGAGTCAATTACATATCACACATTTGGACAAACTTTAAATGATGCAAATTCAATTTCGCAAGAAATTCTAGATTCTGTGAAGAATGAAGAATTGACAGATGAACTATTAGGATGCCTAGCTGCAGAACTATTAGCTCTTGATGAGAGAGATAACACCTCTTATCAAATAATGGCAAATGAAACAGATCCTGAAAACCTAAATCCTGTCTTCAGTAGGAGAGGAAAAACCACGCCAGAATTGGGCGGAGAGATgacaaatgttaaaatacag AGGTGTAGTAGTGGGTTTAGGATATTCAACAAGGAGGAGAAGTTTCTCAACTCAAAtgaaaagaagacattttctGAAAATAGTTCAAAGTATGAAGAATGTATCCTGTGGACAAAGGGCGAGATCCTTGGGAAGGGAGCCTATGGTACA GTATATTGTGGTCTTACTAGCCAAGGACAGCTAATAGCTGTAAAACAGGTGGCTTTGGATACTTCTGATAAATTAGCTACTGAAAAAGAATACCGGAAACTGCAGGAAGAAGTAGATTTGCTCAAAGCACTGAAACATGTCAACATTGTGGCCTATTTGGGGACATGCTTGGAAGAGAATATTGTAAACATTTTCATGGAGTTTGTCCCTGGTGGCTCAATCTCTAGTATTATAAACCGTTTTGGGCCATTGCCTGAGATGGTGTTCTGTAAATATACAAGACAAATTCTGCAAGGTGTTGCTTATCTCCATGAGAACTGTGTGGTGCATCGAGATATCAAAGGAAATAATGTCATGCTTATGCCAACCGGAATAATAAAGCTAATTGACTTTGGCTGTGCCAAGCGTTTGGCCTGGGCTGGCTTAAATGGCACCCACAGTGACATGCTTAAGTCCATGCATGGGACTCCATATTGGATGGCCCCGGAAGTCATCAATGAGTCTGGCTACGGAAGGAAGTCGGACATCTGGAGCATTGGCTGCACCGTGTTTGAGATGGCCACAGGGAAGCCTCCACTGGCTTCAATGGACAGGATGGCAGCCATGTTTTACATTGGAGCACACCGAGGGCTGATGCCTCCGTTACCAGGACACTTCTCGGAAAACGCAGCTGACTTTGTGCGCGTGTGCTTAACCAG GGACCAGCATGAGCGACCTTCTGCCGCCCAGCTCCTGAAGCACTCCTTCTTGATAAGAAGTCACTGA
- the CCNT2 gene encoding cyclin-T2 isoform X6 codes for MATNSLHLTTFCLQYKPTVIACVCIHLACKWSNWEIPVSTDGKHWWEYVDPTVTLELLDELTHEFLQILEKTPSRLKRIRNWRANQAAKKPKVDGQVSETPLLGSSLVQNSILVDSVTGVPTNPSFQKPSTSAFPAPVPLNSGNISVQDSHTSDNLSMLATGMPGTSYGLSSHQEWPQHQESARTEQMYSQKQETSLSGTQYNINFQQGPSISLHSGLHHRPDKISDHSSIKQEYAHKAGSSKHHGPISATPGVIPQKMSLDKYREKRKLETLDLDVRDHYVAAQVEQQHKHVQSQPASSSSVTSPIKMKIPITNTEKPEKYMAEKKEKSGSLKLRIPIPPTDKSASKEELKMKIKVSSSERHSSSDEGSGKSKHSSPHISRDHKEKHKDHPSNRHHPSSHKHSHSHSGGSSGGSKHSADGIPPTVLRSPVGLSSDGISSSSSSSRKKLHVNDASHNHHSKMSKSSKSSGSSSSSSSSVKQYISSHNSVFNHPLPPPPPVTYQVGYGHLSTLVKLDKKPVETNGPDVNHEYSTNSQHMDYKDTFDMLDSLLSAQGMNM; via the exons TCTCCACCTTACCACCTTCTGTCTTCAGTACAAACCAACAGTGATAGCATGTGTATGTATTCATTTGGCTTGCAAATGGTCCAATTGGGAGATTCCTGTGTCAACTGATGGAAAACATTGGTGGGAATATGTGGATCCTACGGTTACTCTAGAATTACTAGATG agctaACACATGAGTTTCTACAAATATTGGAGAAAACACCTAGTAGGTTGAAGAGGATTCGAAACTGGAGG gCTAATCAGGCGGCTAAGAAACCAAAAGTAGATGGACAAGTTTCAGAAACGCCACTTCTTGGTTCATCTTTGGTCCAGAATTCCATTTTAGTAGATAGCGTTACTGGTGTGCCTACAAACCCAAGTTTTCAGAAACCATCTACATCAGCATTCCCTGCACCAGTACCTCtaaattcaggaaatatttctgTTCAAGACAGCCATACATCTGATAATTTGTCAATGCTGGCAACAGGAATGCCAGGTACCTCCTATGGTTTGTCATCACACCAAGAATGGCCTCAACATCAAGAATCAGCAAGGACAGAACAGATGTATTCACAGAAACAAGAGACATCTTTGTCTGGTACCCAGTACAACATCAACTTCCAGCAGGGACCTTCTATATCACTGCATTCAGGATTACATCACAGACCGGACAAAATTTCCGATCATTCATCCATTAAGCAAGAATATGCTCATAAAGCAGGGAGCAGTAAACACCACGGGCCAATTTCTGCTACTCCTGGAGTAATTCCTCAGAAAATGTCTTTagataaatatagagaaaagCGTAAGCTAGAAACCCTTGATCTGGATGTAAGAGATCATTATGTAGCTGCCCAAGTAGAACAGCAACACAAACACGTGCAGTCACAGCCAGCCAGCAGCAGTTCTGTCACTTCtcccattaaaatgaaaattcccATCACAAATACGGAAAAACCTGAAAAATACATGgcggaaaagaaggaaaagagcgGATCACTGAAATTACGGATTCCAATACCACCCACTGATAAGAGTGCTAGTAAAGaagaactgaaaatgaaaatcaaagtttCTTCCTCAGAAAGACACAGCTCTTCCGATGAGGGCAGTGGGAAGAGCAAGCATTCGAGCCCACATATTAGCAGAGACCATAAGGAGAAGCACAAGGACCATCCCTCAAACCGCCACCACCCTAGCAGTCACAAGCATTCCCACTCACATAGTGGCGGCAGCAGCGGTGGCAGTAAACACAGTGCTGATGGAATACCACCCACTGTTCTGAGGAGTCCCGTCGGCCTGAGCAGTGATGGCATTTCCTCTAGTTCCAGCTCTTCAAGGAAGAAGCTGCATGTCAATGATGCATCTCACAACCATCACTCCAAAATGAGCAAAAGTTCCAAAAGTTCAGGTAGTTCATCTAGTTCTTCCTCCTCTGTTAAGCAGTATATATCCTCTCACAACTCTGTTTTTAACCATCCcttaccccctcctccccctgtcaCATACCAGGTGGGCTACGGACATCTCAGCACCCTCGTGAAACTGGACAAGAAGCCAGTGGAGACCAACGGTCCTGATGTCAATCACGAGTACAGTACAAACAGCCAGCATATGGACTACAAAGACACATTCGACATGCTGGACTCGCTGTTAAGTGCCCAAGGAATGAACATGTAA
- the CCNT2 gene encoding cyclin-T2 isoform X5, with translation MLLKIFSSIENDGALVIFVSTSKDLAQTSYFMATNSLHLTTFCLQYKPTVIACVCIHLACKWSNWEIPVSTDGKHWWEYVDPTVTLELLDELTHEFLQILEKTPSRLKRIRNWRANQAAKKPKVDGQVSETPLLGSSLVQNSILVDSVTGVPTNPSFQKPSTSAFPAPVPLNSGNISVQDSHTSDNLSMLATGMPGTSYGLSSHQEWPQHQESARTEQMYSQKQETSLSGTQYNINFQQGPSISLHSGLHHRPDKISDHSSIKQEYAHKAGSSKHHGPISATPGVIPQKMSLDKYREKRKLETLDLDVRDHYVAAQVEQQHKHVQSQPASSSSVTSPIKMKIPITNTEKPEKYMAEKKEKSGSLKLRIPIPPTDKSASKEELKMKIKVSSSERHSSSDEGSGKSKHSSPHISRDHKEKHKDHPSNRHHPSSHKHSHSHSGGSSGGSKHSADGIPPTVLRSPVGLSSDGISSSSSSSRKKLHVNDASHNHHSKMSKSSKSSGSSSSSSSSVKQYISSHNSVFNHPLPPPPPVTYQVGYGHLSTLVKLDKKPVETNGPDVNHEYSTNSQHMDYKDTFDMLDSLLSAQGMNM, from the exons TCTCCACCTTACCACCTTCTGTCTTCAGTACAAACCAACAGTGATAGCATGTGTATGTATTCATTTGGCTTGCAAATGGTCCAATTGGGAGATTCCTGTGTCAACTGATGGAAAACATTGGTGGGAATATGTGGATCCTACGGTTACTCTAGAATTACTAGATG agctaACACATGAGTTTCTACAAATATTGGAGAAAACACCTAGTAGGTTGAAGAGGATTCGAAACTGGAGG gCTAATCAGGCGGCTAAGAAACCAAAAGTAGATGGACAAGTTTCAGAAACGCCACTTCTTGGTTCATCTTTGGTCCAGAATTCCATTTTAGTAGATAGCGTTACTGGTGTGCCTACAAACCCAAGTTTTCAGAAACCATCTACATCAGCATTCCCTGCACCAGTACCTCtaaattcaggaaatatttctgTTCAAGACAGCCATACATCTGATAATTTGTCAATGCTGGCAACAGGAATGCCAGGTACCTCCTATGGTTTGTCATCACACCAAGAATGGCCTCAACATCAAGAATCAGCAAGGACAGAACAGATGTATTCACAGAAACAAGAGACATCTTTGTCTGGTACCCAGTACAACATCAACTTCCAGCAGGGACCTTCTATATCACTGCATTCAGGATTACATCACAGACCGGACAAAATTTCCGATCATTCATCCATTAAGCAAGAATATGCTCATAAAGCAGGGAGCAGTAAACACCACGGGCCAATTTCTGCTACTCCTGGAGTAATTCCTCAGAAAATGTCTTTagataaatatagagaaaagCGTAAGCTAGAAACCCTTGATCTGGATGTAAGAGATCATTATGTAGCTGCCCAAGTAGAACAGCAACACAAACACGTGCAGTCACAGCCAGCCAGCAGCAGTTCTGTCACTTCtcccattaaaatgaaaattcccATCACAAATACGGAAAAACCTGAAAAATACATGgcggaaaagaaggaaaagagcgGATCACTGAAATTACGGATTCCAATACCACCCACTGATAAGAGTGCTAGTAAAGaagaactgaaaatgaaaatcaaagtttCTTCCTCAGAAAGACACAGCTCTTCCGATGAGGGCAGTGGGAAGAGCAAGCATTCGAGCCCACATATTAGCAGAGACCATAAGGAGAAGCACAAGGACCATCCCTCAAACCGCCACCACCCTAGCAGTCACAAGCATTCCCACTCACATAGTGGCGGCAGCAGCGGTGGCAGTAAACACAGTGCTGATGGAATACCACCCACTGTTCTGAGGAGTCCCGTCGGCCTGAGCAGTGATGGCATTTCCTCTAGTTCCAGCTCTTCAAGGAAGAAGCTGCATGTCAATGATGCATCTCACAACCATCACTCCAAAATGAGCAAAAGTTCCAAAAGTTCAGGTAGTTCATCTAGTTCTTCCTCCTCTGTTAAGCAGTATATATCCTCTCACAACTCTGTTTTTAACCATCCcttaccccctcctccccctgtcaCATACCAGGTGGGCTACGGACATCTCAGCACCCTCGTGAAACTGGACAAGAAGCCAGTGGAGACCAACGGTCCTGATGTCAATCACGAGTACAGTACAAACAGCCAGCATATGGACTACAAAGACACATTCGACATGCTGGACTCGCTGTTAAGTGCCCAAGGAATGAACATGTAA